Proteins encoded within one genomic window of Amycolatopsis nigrescens CSC17Ta-90:
- a CDS encoding type VII secretion target: MPYEVSPDDLVAHASHLDGLVDRLGTAASAAKTVSMSDGAYGLLCAFMPLIVNPMEEKAGEAMAAATDGVRNTADNVRTAADTYRESEETHAEPFSKQASKMDSVQRSVQNKTAGGAA, from the coding sequence GTGCCCTATGAGGTTTCCCCGGACGACCTGGTCGCGCACGCCAGTCATCTGGACGGCTTGGTGGACAGGCTAGGCACGGCCGCTTCGGCGGCGAAGACGGTAAGCATGTCGGACGGCGCCTACGGGCTGCTGTGCGCGTTCATGCCGTTGATCGTGAACCCGATGGAGGAGAAGGCCGGCGAAGCAATGGCTGCCGCCACCGACGGCGTCCGCAACACCGCGGACAACGTGCGGACCGCCGCGGACACCTACCGGGAAAGCGAAGAGACCCACGCCGAACCCTTCTCGAAGCAGGCCAGCAAGATGGACTCCGTCCAGCGATCCGTCCAGAACAAGACAGCAGGAGGTGCGGCGTGA
- a CDS encoding YbaB/EbfC family nucleoid-associated protein: protein MTTPNGLGSFSRDPDEAQARVDEWAQGFARKAQRYQAAQAEAEQIRLTASNGDGSVRVTVRADGSVTDLEFANKARTMPLPELSAQILTTMRRAQADIAGRVGEVMAEQLGDEDLETRTVMLDSLRSRFPDPDAEDEPAPEPPAAEPPATPEPGGQARPSDAGPSGAAKNPTNTEDSEDEDNNPW from the coding sequence GTGACGACTCCGAACGGACTCGGGTCCTTCAGCCGCGACCCGGATGAGGCACAGGCGCGGGTCGACGAGTGGGCGCAGGGTTTCGCCCGCAAGGCGCAGCGCTACCAGGCGGCGCAGGCGGAGGCCGAGCAGATCCGGCTGACCGCCAGCAACGGCGACGGTTCGGTCCGGGTGACCGTGCGCGCGGACGGCAGCGTCACCGACCTGGAGTTCGCGAACAAGGCGCGCACGATGCCGTTGCCGGAGCTTTCGGCGCAGATCCTGACCACCATGCGGCGCGCGCAGGCGGATATCGCCGGCCGGGTCGGCGAGGTGATGGCCGAGCAGCTCGGTGACGAGGACCTGGAGACCAGGACGGTGATGCTGGACAGCCTGCGGTCCAGGTTCCCCGACCCGGACGCCGAAGACGAGCCGGCTCCCGAGCCGCCCGCCGCCGAACCGCCCGCCACGCCCGAACCGGGTGGCCAGGCGCGGCCGTCGGACGCCGGACCCTCCGGAGCCGCCAAGAACCCTACGAACACTGAAGACAGTGAAGACGAGGACAACAATCCGTGGTGA